A genomic stretch from Polyodon spathula isolate WHYD16114869_AA unplaced genomic scaffold, ASM1765450v1 scaffolds_3498, whole genome shotgun sequence includes:
- the LOC121312050 gene encoding tripartite motif-containing protein 16-like, whose translation MASDLWTEDQFSCSVCLELLKDPVAIPCGHSYCMGCIKNCWDQTDHTGVYSCPQCRETFTPRPDLRRNTMLAEVVEELKKTGLNPPPAQSYAGPGDVPCDFCTGRKFKAVKSCLTCLASYCETHVKPHYEGAAFKRHKLINATGNLEQKLCAEHQRLCEVFCRTDQTCICLLCSQDKHKSHDTVSAETERTGKQKQLGETQTEIQQRIQERLKEVKELKQAVESLKRSACIEIKESEKIFTELIRSIEKIHTEVIELIGANEKAAVNQAEGRMKKLEQEIAELRRRNAELKQLSETEDHIHFLQNFQSLCAPPEAGDLPSVTVNTDISFGAVRKAVSELKDHIEDFCKGELVKISTTVNEVAVYSLQAPEPRNRAEFLKYSCQLTLDPNTAHRQLCLSEGNRKVTRRRETQRCADDHPERFDMWAQVLCREGLSGTRCYWEIEWSRGGVDIGVTYKGISRKGRDESCLLGFNDKSWSLFCSGSSYSARHNNNETAITAPRSPRIGVYLDFNAGTLSFYGVSDTMTLLHRFQTTFTEPLYPGFWFWFYDSPVTICQLN comes from the exons ATGGCTTCAGACTTGTGGACAGAAGATCAGTttagctgttcagtgtgtctggagcTATTGAAGGACCCAGTCGCTATTCCATGtggacacagttactgtatgggGTGTATTAAGAACTGCTGGGATCAGACTGATCATACAGGTGTCTACAGCTGCCCCCAGTGCAGAGAGACCTTTACCCCAAGGCCTGATCTGCGCAGAAACACCATGCTGGCTGAAGTTGTGGAGGAATTAAAGAAGACAGGACtcaatcctcctcctgctcaaagTTATGCTGGACCTGGAGATGTGCCGTGTGATTTCTGCACTGGGAGAAAGTTCAaagctgtgaaatcctgtttgacgtgcctggcctcttactgtgaaacacacgtcAAGCCACACTATGAGGGGGCTGCTTTCAAGAGGCACAAGCTGATCAATGCAActggaaatctggagcagaagcTTTGTGCTGAACACCAACGATTATGTGAGGTCTTCTGTAGAACCGATCAGACGTGTATTTGCTTGTTGTGTTCACAAGATAAACACAAGAGCCACGATACAGTCTCAGCTGAGACAGAAAGGACTGGGAAACAG aagcagctgggagagacacagacagaaatacaacagagaaTCCAGGAGAGACTGAAAGAAGTGAAGGAGCTCAAACAGGCTGTGGAGTCACTGAAA AGATCTGCATGCATAGAAATAAAGGAAAGTGAGAAGATCTTTACTGAGCTGATCCGATCCATTGAGAAGATCCACACTGAGGTTATTGAGCTGATTGGAGCTAACGAGAAGGCTGCAGTGAATCAGGCTGAAGGACGCATGAAGAAACTGGAGCAGGAGATTGCTGAGCTAAGGAGGAGAAACGCTGAGCTGAAACAGCTTTCAGAGACAGAGGATCACATCCATTTTCTACAG AATTTCCAGTCTCTCTGTGCCCCTCCTGAAGCTGGAGACTTACCCAGCGTTACTGTCAATACAGACATCTCTTTTGGGGCCGTGAGGAAAGCTGTATCTGAACTTAAAGACCATATTGAGGACTTCTGCAAGGGGGAATTAGTCAAAATAAGCACAACAG tgaatgaagttgcagtttacagtctgcaggctccagagccaaggaacagagctgagtttttaaaat ATTCCTGTCAGCTCACACTGGACCCCAACACAGCGCATAGACAGCTCTGTCTGTCTGAAGGGAACAGAAAGGTGACACGGAGGAGAGAGACCCAGCGATGTGCTGATGATCACCCAGAGAGATTTGATATGTGGGCCCAAGTGCTTTGCAGAGAGGGTTTGTCTGGGACTCGCTGTTACTGGGAGATTGAGTGGAGTAGGGGAGGGGTTGATATAGGAGTCACATATAAAGGAATCAGCAGGAAAGGACGGGATGAGTCCTGTCTCCTTGGATTCAATGACAAGTCCTGGAGTTTGTTCTGCTCTGGTTCCAGTTACTCTGCGCGGCACAATAACAATGAAACTGCAATAACTGCCCCCCGCTCCCCCAGAATAGGAGTGTATCTGGACTTTaatgccggcactctgtccttttATGGCGTCTCTGACACAATGACCCTCCTGCACAGATTCCAAACCACATTCACTGAGCCGCTCTATCCtgggttttggttttggttttatgATTCCCCTGTAACAATCTGCCAGCTGAACTAG